In Thunnus maccoyii chromosome 3, fThuMac1.1, whole genome shotgun sequence, the following proteins share a genomic window:
- the nuak2 gene encoding NUAK family SNF1-like kinase 2: MDGVSVARLSSNFRPPVGGVLPDENVGKAPSQVPVKKQAVKRHHHKHNLKHRYEFLETLGKGTYGKVKKAKERSGRLVAIKSIRKEKIKDEQDLVHIRREIEIMSSLCHPHIITIYEVFENKDKIVIVMEYASRGDLYDYICDKRNISEREARHFFRQIVSAVHYCHQNGIVHRDLKLENILLDGNGNVKIADFGLSNLYHGDEYLQTFCGSPLYASPEIVNGRPYRGPEVDTWSLGVLLYTMVHGTMPFDGNNHKILVQQISTGNYRKPNNPSDACGLIRWMLMVNPERRATIEEIAGHWWLNWGYQQPLLAETKSSPVEQTSSSASPSTTHPAGLASVASWLRRTSRPLLENGSKMRCLLRSQGGGGEVVRQRSLRRSRKENNVSQTVHEGSTDTRPSKGILKRRNSVKQKVMSETPAVSSAEPQKVLGLSTPANAAPSAALLPRKGILKKPTEQESGYYSSSPENSDSGWVPPTKECPSAPTYRKGILKRNGKFSSGGLQEFGSLDQLAASLPRSGTRSRPSGAISEDSILSSESFDQLDLPDRVGPPTQMDKPVKASMRGCVSADNLLDIQEDRILRDGLLRPWNCYESGVADSAFSITDCDNVTEAYKQAMIIRGSAAS; encoded by the exons ATGGACGGCGTGAGTGTTGCCCGTCTCTCGTCAAACTTTAGGCCGCCTGTCGGGGGAGTTTTACCCGATGAAAATGTCGGGAAAGCTCCGTCCCAGGTGCCCGTGAAAAAACAAGCCGTGAAGAGACACCACCACAAACACAACCTGAAGCACAGGTACGAGTTTCTGGAGACTCTCGGGAAAGGAACATACGGCAAAGTGAAGAAAGCCAAGGAAAGATCCGGTAGACTG gttGCCATAAAGTCCATCAGAAAGGAGAAGATCAAGGATGAGCAAGACCTGGTTCATATTCGCAGAGAAATTGAGATCATGTCCTCACTCTGTCACCCGCACATCATCACCATATATGAag TATTTGAAAACAAGGACAAAATCGTGATTGTGATGGAGTACGCCAGCCGGGGGGACCTGTATGACTACATCTGTGACAAAAGGAACATCTCTGAACGGGAGGCCAGGCACTTCTTCAGACAGATTGTATCAGCTGTGCACTACTGCCATCAG AACGGAATAGTACACCGGGACCTGAAACTGGAGAATATTTTACTAGATGGCAATGGCAATGTTAAG ATCGCAGACTTTGGCCTGTCGAACCTTTACCACGGTGACGAGTATCTTCAAACGTTTTGTGGCAGCCCTCTGTATGCCTCCCCAGAGATTGTAAATGGACGGCCGTACCGAGGGCCCGAGGTGGACACGTGGTCCCTCGGGGTGCTGCTCTATACTATGGTTCACGGCACCATGCCTTTTGACGGAAACAACCACAAAATCCTGGTCCAGCAGATTAGCACCGGAAACTACCGGAAACCCAACAACCCTTCTG ATGCATGTGGGCTTATTCGTTGGATGCTGATGGTAAATCCTGAGCGCAGAGCTACAATAGAGGAGATTGCGGGACACTGGTGGCTTAACTGGGGCTACCAGCAGCCATTACTGGCTGAGACAAAGAGCAGTCCAGTAGAGCAGACCTCCTCATCAGCCTCTCCATCAACAACTCACCCTGCAGGGCTGGCCAGTGTCGCTAGTTGGCTGCGCCGTACATCAAGGCCTTTACTGGAGAACGGCTCCAAGATGCGCTGCCTGCTCCGCTCGCAGGGTGGTGGCGGGGAAGTAGTGCGGCAGCGCTCTCTGCGAAGATCGCGAAAGGAGAACAATGTCTCCCAGACCGTTCATGAAGGGAGCACGGACACTCGACCTTCCAAGGGTATTCTAAAGAGACGCAACAGCGTGAAACAGAAGGTTATGAGTGAAACCCCAGCTGTAAGTTCAGCGGAACCTCAGAAGGTCTTGGGTTTGTCAACACCAGCCAATGCTGCCCCCTCAGCTGCATTGCTGCCTCGCAAAGGTATCTTAAAGAAGCCCACAGAGCAAGAGTCCGGGTACTACTCCTCCTCTCCTGAGAACAGTGACTCCGGCTGGGTTCCACCAACCAAAGAGTGCCCTTCAGCACCGACCTACAGGAAAGGCATACTGAAGCGCAACGGGAAGTTCTCCTCAGGTGGGCTACAGGAGTTTGGCTCTCTGGACCAGCTGGCGGCTTCTTTGCCCCGCAGTGGCACCAGGTCGAGACCAAGCGGGGCCATCAGCGAGGACAGCATTCTGTCTTCAGAGTCCTTTGACCAACTGGATCTACCAGACCGTGTAGGACCACCAACACAAATGGATAAACCAGTCAAGGCTAGCATGAGAGGATGCGTATCTGCTGACAACCTGCTGGACATCCAAGAAGACAGGATCCTTAGAGATGGGTTGCTGAGACCCTGGAACTGCTACGAGTCTGGAGTGGCTGACAGTGCCTTTTCTATCACAGACTGTGATAATGTAACAGAGGCTTACAAACAGGCCATGATTATACGGGGCTCTGCTGCAAGCTGA